A region of the Longimicrobium terrae genome:
CCGCAAAGTCGACAGCTTCGTACGCCGCAACACCACGCAGCGCTTCGGCCCGGTGCGGACGGTAAAGCCGGAGTTGGTCTTCGAGCTGGCGTTCGAGGGGATCCAGCGCTCGCCGCGTCACAAGAGCGGCGTGGCCGTCCGCTTTCCGCGCATGCTGCGCTGGCGCACGGACAAGCGCCCCGAAGACGCGGATTCGCTGGAGACGATCTGGGGGTTGATCGAGGGGCGGGAGGCGGAGCAGCGGGAACAGCAGGGAATAGGGAATGGGGAATAGGGAATAGGAAAAGACAGGGGATGACGAGCTTCGATCACCGAATCCCCTGCCCTTTTTCTGTTCCCCCGCGACCTCCGCGACCCCCGCGGCCTCCGCGTGAGGGCGGTTTGCGGAGGTGGGGGATGCACGAAGGCCCGGCCGATGAGAGCCGGGCCTTTTTGCGTCATCCACCGAACACGATCAGCGGATGAGGTCGCTATCGGTTGCGATGGCGTCCATCGGTCGATCCCACGGGTCGGCGGGGATGGCCGCGACTTCCTGCGCGGCGAAGAAGAGGCCGCAGCGGAAGCCGCGCCACTCGGGATCCGCCAGCAGACGATCGTAGTAGCCCGCGCCGCGGCCCAGGCGCTGCCGGCCACGGTCCCACGCCAAGCCGGGGATCAGCGCCGCGTCCACGGCGGACACTTCGTGAATGGGGCACGCGTCCACGTCCGGCTCGCGGATGCCGTAGCGGCCGGGGACCAGTGCGTCGTGACGGTCGACGACGTGCAGCGCGAGCCGCCGGTCATCCAGGCAGCGCGGATAGACGAGGAGGATGCCGCGGCGCCGCGCCTCGTCCGCGATCACATCGGTCGATACTTCACCGGGGAGCGCGGCGTACAGCAGCAGTGTGCGCGCGGCGGCGATCTCCGGCACCGTCCACACCCGCGCGGCGATGTCGGCTTCCGCGCGAGCACGCTCCTCCGCGGGGATGGCGGCGAGCGCCGCCTTTGCCGCCGCGCGGATCTGCTGCTTGGTCACCGCACCGCGGCCAGCGCGACGGCGACTTCCGTAGCGACGCGCGCGTTGTTCAGCAGCAGCGCCACGTTGGTCTCCAGCGAGCGCCCGCCCGTGTGCCCGGCGACGGCGCGCAGCAGGTACGGCGTGACTTCCTTGCCGCGCACGCCCTCCGTACGCGCGGATTCCAGCGCCGCGGCGATTGCGGAATCCACATCCTCTGACGACAGCGCGTGCTCCTCCGGCGGGGGAACGCAGAGCAGCATGGCGCCGGGCACTCCCAGGTTGCAGTGCGCACGCCAGATCGCGGCCGCTTCCTCCGCCGTGTCCACGCGCGCGTCCACGGGAAGGCCGCTGCGGCGCGCGTAGAACGCGGGGAACTCGTCCGTCCCGTATCCCACGACGAGCACGCCGGCGGTTTCCAGCGCCTCGCGCGTGGCGGGCAGGTCCAGAATGCTCTTGGCGCCCGCGCAGACCACCAGCATCTGCGTGCGGCCGAGTTCGGTGAGGTCGGCGGAGATGTCGTGGTCCTCGCCGCGGTGCACGCCGCCGATTCCGCCGGTGGCAAACACCTGCACCCCGGCGCGGCACGCCAGCCACATGGTTGACGCTACCGTCGTCGCGCCGTCCGACTGGCGGGCGATGGGGATGGCCAGATCGCGGGTGGAAAGCTTCAGCACGCCGTCGCTGTTGGCCATGCGGTCGATCTCCGCGCCGGACAGCCCCACCTGCGGCACGCCGGCGATGACGCCGACCGTGGCGGGAACGGCGCCGCCGTCGCGGACCGCCTGCTCCATGGCCAGGCCGAGTTCCAGGTTGCGCGGGCGAGGGAGGCCGTGCGCCAGAACAGTGCTTTCCAGCGCGACCACCGGCCGCCGCTCCGCGAGCGCCGTGGTGACTTCCAGCGAGGTCAGAATCATCAGTCGTTCATCCAGAGAAAAATACTTCAGATCAGGCGTAGATCGAGATTGGTGCGCGTCCGCGGGCTGA
Encoded here:
- a CDS encoding pseudouridine-5'-phosphate glycosidase, which produces MILTSLEVTTALAERRPVVALESTVLAHGLPRPRNLELGLAMEQAVRDGGAVPATVGVIAGVPQVGLSGAEIDRMANSDGVLKLSTRDLAIPIARQSDGATTVASTMWLACRAGVQVFATGGIGGVHRGEDHDISADLTELGRTQMLVVCAGAKSILDLPATREALETAGVLVVGYGTDEFPAFYARRSGLPVDARVDTAEEAAAIWRAHCNLGVPGAMLLCVPPPEEHALSSEDVDSAIAAALESARTEGVRGKEVTPYLLRAVAGHTGGRSLETNVALLLNNARVATEVAVALAAVR
- a CDS encoding 5-formyltetrahydrofolate cyclo-ligase — translated: MTKQQIRAAAKAALAAIPAEERARAEADIAARVWTVPEIAAARTLLLYAALPGEVSTDVIADEARRRGILLVYPRCLDDRRLALHVVDRHDALVPGRYGIREPDVDACPIHEVSAVDAALIPGLAWDRGRQRLGRGAGYYDRLLADPEWRGFRCGLFFAAQEVAAIPADPWDRPMDAIATDSDLIR